The window TCTAACCTTTCCTGGTTACACACAACAGGTGTTACAGACACAACGTGCTaagacataaagaaaaaaagtacttcagGTGAGCTTTTATGCCTTAAAGAGCACGCCTTTCCTCATTCCTCCTCAAATGTGGTTTGAAGGTAACGTGAAGGCTGGGAGAGAGGAAATACCGCGTTACTTCCATGGTAAGATTCTGCAGTTGAATTTGGGATAATACGGTAAAAGACTTCATTAGCACTCTTTCAGAATTACTTGTATAACTTGCTTGTAGCTTTGCCAGTTATGAGTAATGCAACAATCACCAAgatacaccaccaccacctttatACCACATTTCTCTCACATGTTGCCTGGTGGCTACTGGACTCAGCCTTTTTGTAAGCAATCCCGCTGTCTTCAGCCGAGCAATCCTCACCCAGGCAGGCCCACGCAGCCCGCGAGACGCCGCACCTTTCACCTGCTCCTCACTTCACAGAAAATCTCCTTTTCAGTTGCGATGCTCAACAACTGGTTTGAGCGCAGTAGGTCTGCAGTGCGGCTGCTCAGCAAAATGTATTGCCCCTGATCTTTTTCTTATTAACCCAATGGTTAACCACCACCCCTTCAACAGCACAAAACTAACTAAATAACGCTACAAGGACAATTCATACTGGGTGACACCCCGGGACAGCATCTGTGTGGGACTGCGGCCCCACGATCATTAAAACCAGGTCTACACATTGCTGGATCACCCAGGAGTACAAATTTGATCGGGATTGGGCCAAGGCACATGATCACACTTCTGCTGAATGAGCCAGAGCGCACAATACGGAGCCAACGCCAGTTTTAGGCTGGCCATATGCCAGCCGCAGGGGTGCAGACGATACCTGATCTGGCTAGAGTTGTGTACAGTGATACCTGATCCAGCATAAAGCCTGCTAGTAAAAAGTTAACCTGTTAAAAACTTCTTGAATTAACTTGAGCAGTGAGTGAATGAATACCAGGTTAGCGCTTCACATCATGTGGCCACCCCATTTTTGAGCCAATAATAGAGGAGTCGCACTGCTGGCTTTTCTGCATTGCCAAACCGCAGGCTAATGTCGATAGCAATGCTTGTATGCATGGGGATCTCCTTGAAGAATCAGGGCCTCAGAGTCCTTCAACTTGCCTTGCCTCCAACttaaagcaaaaaggaaaggaaaaagtagaaGTCTAAATGATTAACCTCCAAGTAGTCAACAGAGTCTACAAACACGGAATCTGTACATGGAGATGGAGCCACAGGCATTTCTGTAGCAGATAAATTTAGATGATGATTAAATAGAGCCTGTCCCTTCAGGTGAGTGAAACTCTGTACAGCAAACACATTGGTTACTAGGCTGATTTTTGTAGTACTTTAGTAATCTGAACGGTATTAAGAATGCACCCTGTTGTGCTGAACAAATgtgaactttatttttttctttacagccCTTTGGCACAGATGTGCAGTCCTCTTTTgaaactgttctgaaaagcCTTACCTGATCTCTGGTAGAACTTAACCCATTTTTAATGCTGCACAATACTGCCCAGTGTCAAAACATGTGCAGCCACCCCTGCACGAGGCTACAGACCTGTAGGAAACATGGATTTCAAACATTCTTTTTTGAAATGGCTCGGTTTACGTGAGTACTTCaattattttcagagctgcctcAAGGAAACCGTTAGCTGAAAGCAGTTTCCATaagtttttccatttcctaTCACAGAGGCCCTGCGATGGTCCACCCAGAGGTGTAGCAACCTTGACAGTTACCCAGGTCTCCGAGCTCTTTGCAGCCGCGCTCCTATGGCTCCTGCAGGGACGCACAGCCAGAGGGGTCTCGATCTTTGGTCCTCAAAGCTGTCCCGCAGCCTCGAGGCCGAGCCGCCCGTGCTCCCGCAGGCACGGCGAGGCAGTGGCCCGTGCTCCCCTCGCCCCACGCAGCGGCACAGGCCGCCGTCTCTCCCTCCTCACGGGGTCCGCCCGCGCcgggctccccagggagctcaGGGCTTCGTTCTCCAgccggcccaccgcggccctGGGCAAACCGCGGCGTGGGGCAGGCTGCCGGGCGGCGGGCGAGGAGGGAAGCCTGCGGTGAGGGGGCCGGCGGGCCCGCCATCTGCGGCCCGACCCTCCCCACGGCGCGCTTCGCCGCCCCCGCCCAGCCGGGGACGAGTCACCCAAGGGTGACAACGCAACGCCCAGCCGCGACCTCCCCACGCTGACAGGGCGGGAAGGGGGGCGACGTCGGCCGGCGGCGCTCGGGGGGCAGGGCGCAGAGGCCCGCGCACCCCTTacggcggcggagcggcgctggcgggggcggcgggcagcggggcgccgcggcggcggcgcagcAACGGTTAACGGCGGGGCGCAGCGAATGGGCCGCGCTGTTTCCAGGGCGACAGCTCGGAGTGTTCCGGATCGTACCATTGCGCAAGcggcgagggggggggggggggggggagagacGGGGACGGGAGAGAGGGCGGGGGTAACGCgagcggcgccgccgccgccaggcCCGGCCCAGCAccgcctcctccctccctccctcctccccccgccccccgcctcgCCTCCTCCCCCTCCCGCCCGGCCGGAGCGCGGCGCCGGGGCCCAGCAGCGAGCGGCGCGCGGCGGAGCGGAGcaggcggccggcggcggccgggcccggaGCGGCGGAGTCGGTACCgacggcggggcgggccgggccgggccggcgcgACCCCCTGCCCTCGCTGCCTtctcgccgccgccgccgcgggatGCAGgcggcccggggccgggggctgtgAGCGGCGGCAGCGCGGAGACAAAGGGAggcggcggggctcggcggcCGGCACCAGGGACGGAgcgcgggggccgccgccgccgccggggcgcacccgcccgcccgccgggaGGCGGCACGATGCGGCacggggcggcgcggcggcagcagcgcggcggcagcagcggcgcggcccgcccggcgcggcggtAGAGGCGGCAGCCGcagggcgcggggccgggccgggccggcggtCGCGCAGCAGCGTCtcccgcgggccgggccgcgccgcgccgcccgggcCGGCGATgtgagggcggcggcggcggcgagcaGAGGCGcggcgcggcacggcgcggAGCGGAAGGCGGGCGGGCCCCGAGCGGAagcgggccgggcccggcggcgaGGAGGAGCGCGgcgccggcgggggcggccgggcgcggGCGTGCGATGGAAACGCACATCTCGTGCCTGTTCCCCGAGCTGCTGGCCATGATCTTCGGGTACCTGGAGGTGCGGGACAAGGGCCGCGCGGCGCAGGTGTGCACGGCCTGGCGGGACGCCGCCTACCACCGCTCGGTCTGGCGGGGCGTGGAGGCCAAGCTGCACCTGCGCCGCGCCAACCCCTCGCTCTTCCCCAGCCTGGCGGCGCGGGGCATCCGGCGGGTGCAGATCCTGTCGCTGCGGCGCAGCCTGAGCTACGTGATCCAGGGCATGGCGGACATCGAGAGCCTCAACCTCAGCGGCTGCTACAACCTCACCGACAACGGGCTGGGCCACGCCTTCGTGGCGGAGATCAGCTCCCTGCGCTCGCTCAACCTGAGCCTCTGCAAGCAGATCACGGACAGCAGCCTGGGCCGCATCGCCCAGTACCTCAAGGGCCTGGAGGTGCTcgagctggggggctgcagcaacATCACCAACACCGGCCTCCTCCTCATTGCCTGGGGCCTGCAGCGCCTCAAGAGCCTCAACCTGCGCTCCTGCCGGCACCTCTCCGACGTGGGCATCGGGCACCTGGCGGGCATGACGCGCAGCGCGGCCGAGGGCTGCCTGGGCCTGGAGCAGCTCACGCTGCAGGACTGCCAGAAGCTCAGCGACCTCTCGCTCAAGCACCTGGCCCGCGGGCTGGGCCGCCTCCGCCAGCTCAACCTCAGCTTCTGCGGGGGCATCTCGGACGCGGGGCTGCTGCACCTGTCGCACATGAGCAGCCTGCGCAGCCTCAACTTGCGCTCCTGCGACAACATCAGTGACACAGGCATCATGCATCTGGCCATGGGCAGCCTGCGGCTGTCCGGCCTCGACgtctccttctgtgacaaggtggGAGACCAAAGCCTAGCCTATATCGCACAGGGCCTGGATGGGCTGCgttccctctccctctgctcctgccacaTTAGCGACGAGGGCATCAACCGCATGGTGCGACAGATGCACGGGCTCCG of the Falco cherrug isolate bFalChe1 chromosome 5, bFalChe1.pri, whole genome shotgun sequence genome contains:
- the FBXL14 gene encoding F-box/LRR-repeat protein 14, yielding METHISCLFPELLAMIFGYLEVRDKGRAAQVCTAWRDAAYHRSVWRGVEAKLHLRRANPSLFPSLAARGIRRVQILSLRRSLSYVIQGMADIESLNLSGCYNLTDNGLGHAFVAEISSLRSLNLSLCKQITDSSLGRIAQYLKGLEVLELGGCSNITNTGLLLIAWGLQRLKSLNLRSCRHLSDVGIGHLAGMTRSAAEGCLGLEQLTLQDCQKLSDLSLKHLARGLGRLRQLNLSFCGGISDAGLLHLSHMSSLRSLNLRSCDNISDTGIMHLAMGSLRLSGLDVSFCDKVGDQSLAYIAQGLDGLRSLSLCSCHISDEGINRMVRQMHGLRTLNIGQCVRITDKGLELIAEHLSQLTGIDLYGCTRITKRGLERITQLPCLKVLNLGLWEMTESEKVR